CGATTGCCTAGTGGCGAGTGCTGGCCGGTATCAATCGGCGGCGCTGATAACGCGGGATTTTGTCACCTGGGCTGGCGCAAAATGGCAAGTAAACGTGCTGCCGTGGCCCGGTACGCTGCTGATTTCCATACGAGCCCGGTGGCGCAGCAACACATGTTTGACGATGGCCAGCCCCAGCCCGGTGCCGCCGGTGTTGGAGTTGCGGCTGGAATCGACGCGGTAGAAGCGCTCAGTCAGGCGCGGCAAGTGTTTGCTGTCGATGCCGATCCCCGAATCCTGCACGCTCAGGTGTGCGCCTTGATCGTCACCCCACCAGCGAATGCGGATATTGCCCTCGGCCGGGGTGTATTTCACTGCGTTGAACACCAGGTTGGAGAACGCGCTGCGCAATTCGGCTTCGCTGCCCTTGAGCTGAATCGTCGGGTCGGCTTCCAGGGTGATGTGCTGATTTTTCTGACCGGAAAGCTGCTGAGCGTCGCTTTTGATCGATTGCAACAGGCTGTCGATGGATACCGGCTGGTTGTCCGAGGGGTAATCGGTGGCTTCCAGTTTGGCCAGCAGCAGCAAATCGTTGAGCAACGTCTGCATACGCCCCCCTTGCTGCTGCATCTGTTGCAGGGCACGGGTCCAGCGCGGATTCACTTCTTCGACGTTGTCGAGCAGGGTTTCCAGGTAGCCGCAGATCACCGTCAGCGGCGTGCGCAGCTCGTGGGACACGTTGGCGATGAAGTCTTTGCGCATCTGTTCCAGCTGATGGATACGCGTCACGTCGCGCACCAGCATCAAGTGTTCGTTGTTGCCGTAGCGGGTGATGTACAGCTGAATACGCAGGCGATCATTGATCGGCGAAGGAATTTCCAACGGCTCGGCATAGCTGTCCTGCTCGAAGTATTCCTTGAAGCGCGGATGGCGCACCAGATTGGTCACTGGCTGACCACTGTCCTGAGGGGTCTTGAGGCCCAGCAAGGTTTCGGCGGCGCGGTTCCACCATTCCAGGTTGCCGTCGCTGTCGAGCATGATCACCGCATCTTTCAGCGCAGCGGTGGATTCCTGGACCCGGTCGATCACTGCTTGCAGGCGCCCGCGCACCCGTTGGTCGCGGCGTTGCAGGTGGTAGATGCTGTCGAACACTTCGCCCCACAAGCCATAGCCGTCGGGTGGTGCTTCATCGGG
This genomic stretch from Pseudomonas wuhanensis harbors:
- the phoR gene encoding phosphate regulon sensor histidine kinase PhoR, whose amino-acid sequence is MLLLVTACLVIGLISGYYGWSLAVGLGLYLAWTLKQLLRLHEWLRQHQPDEAPPDGYGLWGEVFDSIYHLQRRDQRVRGRLQAVIDRVQESTAALKDAVIMLDSDGNLEWWNRAAETLLGLKTPQDSGQPVTNLVRHPRFKEYFEQDSYAEPLEIPSPINDRLRIQLYITRYGNNEHLMLVRDVTRIHQLEQMRKDFIANVSHELRTPLTVICGYLETLLDNVEEVNPRWTRALQQMQQQGGRMQTLLNDLLLLAKLEATDYPSDNQPVSIDSLLQSIKSDAQQLSGQKNQHITLEADPTIQLKGSEAELRSAFSNLVFNAVKYTPAEGNIRIRWWGDDQGAHLSVQDSGIGIDSKHLPRLTERFYRVDSSRNSNTGGTGLGLAIVKHVLLRHRARMEISSVPGHGSTFTCHFAPAQVTKSRVISAAD